A part of Oncorhynchus masou masou isolate Uvic2021 chromosome 21, UVic_Omas_1.1, whole genome shotgun sequence genomic DNA contains:
- the LOC135507787 gene encoding uncharacterized protein LOC135507787 encodes MAGTRTRRVAGSEQSRTARAAALAEELHHECTLLLELYRKKETFAVELTVGGERLVTVPPLSSQLSPNDRLWRLYSALQQCRNLLERAIGLEEGVGNGGDRAEYESLRKTVRDRLGHLLASTLLLLEDGAGTTAFTPDPKNTETASPVNGSPFALKLWIYRIFSELVHWTLTTSRTLKALHPDGATPKESRTRGRPRGRRTRR; translated from the exons ATGGCAGGGACACGTACAAGAAGAGTGGCTGGTTCGGAACAGTCCCGAACTGCGAGGGCAGCTGCTCTTGCTGAGGAGTTGCACCATGAATGCACTCTCTTATTGGAACTTTAT AGAAAAAAGGAGACGTTTGCAGTGGAACTCACCGTCGGCGGGGAGCGCCTGGTGACCGTGCCGCCGCTCTCCTCCCAGCTCTCGCCGAATGACAGGTTGTGGCGCCTCTACTCCGCCCTGCAACAGTGCCGGAACCTCCTGGAGCGTGCCATTGGCCTGGAAGAGGGGGTGGGAAACGGCGGGGACAGGGCCGAATACGAAAGCCTGAGGAAAACAGTGAGGGACCGGCTGGGGCACCTGCTAGCGAGCACACTGCTCCTCCTGGAGGACGGAGCTGGAACTACAGCCTTCACTCCTGATCCGAAGAATACTGAG ACAGCTAGTCCGGTGAACGGCAGCCCGTTTGCGCTAAAGCTCTGGATCTACCGCATATTCAGCGAGCTGGTGCACTGGACGCTCACCACCTCCAGGACCCTGAAGGCCCTGCACCCCGATGGAGCCACCCCCAAGGAGAGCAGAACGAGGGGGAGGCCAAGAGGGAGGAGGACCCGGAGATGA